Proteins from one Pontibacter korlensis genomic window:
- a CDS encoding porin family protein codes for MKKTLLLLTLLLTLTTVFTAEAQTRFGVKVGVNYSGFEGDDADDADRRFGFHAGVMAYMPVVEDFFAIKPEILYSQKGAEFEDLANLKFRLSYVDVPVLAQINAGPLYFEAGPQVSFRVQDKVEVDDASYDVDSDALKRTSFGYAAGIGLASTPLGLSVGVRYNADFTKLYEDDNAGNVRNSVFMLTLGYMFPSR; via the coding sequence ATGAAAAAGACACTATTACTGCTTACGCTTCTGCTTACATTAACCACTGTATTTACCGCTGAGGCACAGACACGCTTTGGGGTTAAAGTTGGTGTGAACTACTCAGGCTTTGAAGGCGATGATGCTGACGACGCTGACAGAAGGTTTGGCTTCCATGCAGGGGTGATGGCTTACATGCCTGTAGTAGAAGATTTCTTTGCCATTAAGCCGGAGATACTATACTCTCAGAAAGGAGCAGAGTTCGAGGATCTGGCAAACCTCAAGTTCAGGTTAAGCTACGTTGATGTGCCAGTGCTGGCACAAATCAATGCAGGGCCTTTGTACTTTGAGGCAGGTCCGCAGGTGTCGTTTAGGGTGCAGGATAAAGTAGAAGTAGATGATGCTAGTTATGATGTAGATTCTGATGCGCTAAAACGCACCAGCTTTGGTTATGCCGCCGGCATAGGCTTGGCCTCCACTCCTCTTGGCTTAAGTGTAGGGGTGCGCTACAATGCCGACTTTACAAAACTCTATGAAGATGACAATGCAGGTAATGTAAGAAACAGTGTCTTTATGCTGACGCTGGGCTATATGTTCCCGAGCCGTTAA
- a CDS encoding porin family protein encodes MKKTLLLLLFILSPVLLVQAQYTRFGAKVGGNLYKVQGDDGSSNTTNTLAGFHGGVVVSYEFVSRLAVQGELLYEQKGFVYDEHPLNATEALADDHRLHYITLPVMLKLQKGGFFVKGGPYIGYLIAEATQVKRLDRSTLDDPAPTELGNYRLSMDDFERWDYGYTVGLGIELDNGFSLSFHNTGGLTSFSKALDQKNFGFKLSIGYLLRPPTPDEMMLR; translated from the coding sequence ATGAAAAAGACGCTCCTGCTCCTGCTCTTCATACTTTCTCCGGTGCTGTTAGTGCAGGCACAGTATACACGCTTTGGAGCCAAGGTGGGTGGTAACCTTTATAAGGTGCAGGGCGACGATGGCTCCTCTAACACGACCAACACGCTAGCTGGCTTTCATGGTGGAGTGGTGGTAAGCTATGAGTTTGTATCTAGGCTTGCAGTGCAGGGGGAACTGTTGTATGAGCAGAAAGGATTTGTATACGATGAACACCCTCTAAACGCGACAGAGGCACTTGCCGATGACCACCGGCTACACTACATTACACTGCCCGTAATGCTGAAACTACAGAAAGGAGGCTTTTTTGTAAAGGGTGGTCCTTACATAGGCTACCTTATTGCCGAAGCTACTCAGGTAAAACGCCTCGACCGCAGCACTCTCGACGATCCTGCACCAACAGAACTAGGCAACTACAGGTTAAGTATGGATGATTTTGAACGCTGGGACTATGGCTATACCGTAGGACTAGGTATAGAGTTGGATAACGGTTTCTCCTTAAGCTTCCACAACACAGGCGGACTTACCTCCTTTTCAAAAGCGCTGGATCAGAAAAATTTTGGATTTAAGTTGAGTATTGGCTACCTACTTCGCCCACCTACTCCAGACGAAATGATGCTGCGCTAA
- a CDS encoding porin family protein yields the protein MKKLILSLAIALVSFTAAQAQASLGVRGGANISNLSGDLRDEDLFENKVDFHAGLILNFPIVDEFFSIQPELLYSRKGFKNSDEEFTLLNQTYRREGKVNYNYLDLPILARIKAGPLYFEAGPQASYLLNVNNETKEYINGSLQNTNRDEKSKEGLSEFEVGYAAGIGFESRNGISLGVRYNGSFSDFVDEDVNFEGDLTNARHSVFMVTLGLRFPSGR from the coding sequence ATGAAGAAGCTAATTTTATCACTCGCAATTGCACTAGTTTCGTTTACTGCGGCACAGGCTCAGGCATCTCTGGGTGTACGCGGTGGTGCTAACATCTCTAACTTGTCCGGCGACCTGCGCGATGAGGACTTGTTTGAAAATAAGGTCGACTTCCACGCCGGTCTGATTTTAAATTTCCCGATAGTAGATGAGTTTTTCTCTATTCAGCCGGAGCTGCTTTACTCCAGAAAAGGGTTCAAGAACAGCGATGAGGAGTTTACCCTGCTTAATCAAACCTACAGACGTGAGGGTAAGGTTAACTACAACTATTTAGACCTGCCTATACTAGCTCGTATAAAAGCTGGCCCACTATACTTTGAGGCTGGTCCGCAGGCATCTTACCTGCTGAACGTTAATAACGAAACTAAAGAATACATTAATGGCAGCTTACAGAACACAAACCGCGACGAGAAGAGCAAAGAAGGCCTTTCTGAGTTTGAAGTAGGATACGCCGCAGGTATCGGTTTTGAGTCCAGAAACGGTATAAGCTTGGGTGTACGCTACAACGGTAGCTTCTCAGATTTTGTAGATGAGGACGTAAACTTCGAAGGAGATTTGACCAACGCACGCCACTCTGTGTTTATGGTTACCTTAGGCCTGCGTTTCCCATCCGGTAGATAA